Proteins encoded within one genomic window of Candidatus Poribacteria bacterium:
- a CDS encoding ATP-binding protein: protein RVRCNVKLTSFILEVVDNGIGIEKDKFTVIFGGDYTTKESGSGLGLHSIANFVDGLNGKIYPLSNGIGKGTTMRVILPLSALTP, encoded by the coding sequence AGAGTTCGGTGTAATGTTAAATTGACTTCTTTTATCCTTGAGGTAGTTGATAACGGTATCGGCATTGAAAAGGATAAGTTCACAGTCATTTTTGGGGGAGATTATACAACCAAGGAGTCGGGCAGTGGGCTTGGTCTTCATTCGATAGCGAACTTCGTCGATGGATTGAATGGGAAGATCTACCCATTAAGCAATGGTATCGGCAAAGGGACGACGATGCGAGTGATTCTCCCACTTTCTGCCCTTACCCCATGA
- a CDS encoding PAS domain S-box protein, whose product MAKQILIVEDDSDVVGYIEHLLKSLGYGVCAIVSSGEVAMQKAAEVHPDLALVDMMLAGDMDGIAVAEQMRARFNIPVVYLTAYVDQRLLKRAQITEAFGYVLKPFAERRLHLNIEIALYRHEMERKFKESEQWLSTILRSIGDAVIATNENGYVQFINSVAEDLTGWSQEDAFGKDLEEVFNVVSEDTDAPIKIHIMEALRGRIIVGLEEPNILAARDGKETPIDYSAAPIRNDKKTATGVVLVFRNITRRKEAEEALRLTADALQSQTRILQSILDSMGDGVIVADENGRFLFFNPEAEGLIDIAMGTTLNELPEQYGLFLPDTITPYPSDEFPLTRAIHGEFSDNVEMFIRNENVPQGVYIEVAGRPLQDELGKQRGGVIVFRDVTERKRTDEALARAYTQGRLEIVDTLLHNIGNAINSVTIGIGTVYENLVKNRLTSRLRALANAIEGHQDDFGDYVKNDPQGQKVAPFIIGLADDFMSQDKKLAETVSRVQDRAEHIADIVRMQKSLGRSSVYRKDVNLQQAIDDAITVLAESIKKRDIEIHVDCKNTPEEIRTQESQFHQMLVNLIKNSVEAID is encoded by the coding sequence ATGGCAAAACAGATACTGATTGTGGAAGATGATAGCGATGTCGTGGGGTACATTGAACATCTGTTGAAAAGTTTAGGATATGGCGTTTGTGCTATCGTTTCGTCTGGGGAAGTAGCAATGCAAAAGGCAGCAGAGGTACATCCGGATTTGGCACTGGTAGATATGATGTTGGCAGGAGATATGGACGGAATAGCTGTCGCTGAACAGATGCGTGCCCGTTTCAATATTCCTGTAGTATATCTAACGGCTTATGTGGATCAACGCCTACTGAAACGTGCACAGATAACCGAGGCTTTTGGCTATGTGCTCAAACCGTTTGCTGAAAGGAGATTACACCTTAACATCGAGATTGCGCTCTATAGGCATGAGATGGAGAGGAAATTTAAGGAGAGCGAACAGTGGCTTTCGACAATTCTGAGAAGTATCGGTGATGCCGTGATTGCTACGAACGAAAATGGATACGTTCAGTTTATCAACTCCGTGGCCGAAGATCTGACCGGCTGGAGTCAGGAGGACGCTTTTGGTAAAGATCTGGAAGAGGTTTTTAATGTGGTTAGCGAAGATACCGATGCCCCCATTAAAATACATATCATGGAAGCACTCCGGGGCAGAATTATTGTCGGTTTGGAGGAACCCAACATACTCGCTGCCCGTGATGGCAAAGAGACTCCTATTGACTACAGTGCTGCCCCCATCAGAAACGACAAGAAAACCGCAACCGGCGTCGTTTTGGTCTTCCGTAACATCACTAGACGTAAAGAAGCGGAAGAAGCGCTGAGGTTGACGGCGGATGCCTTGCAGAGTCAAACCCGAATCTTACAATCTATTCTGGATAGTATGGGCGATGGCGTGATTGTCGCCGATGAAAACGGGAGATTTTTGTTTTTCAACCCGGAGGCTGAAGGGCTTATTGATATTGCCATGGGTACAACGCTGAACGAATTGCCTGAACAATATGGCTTATTTCTTCCCGATACCATTACCCCCTATCCATCAGATGAGTTTCCTCTCACACGCGCGATCCACGGCGAGTTTTCCGACAACGTTGAAATGTTTATACGCAATGAGAATGTGCCCCAGGGGGTTTATATTGAAGTTGCCGGCAGACCGTTACAAGATGAATTGGGCAAACAAAGAGGAGGCGTTATCGTTTTCCGCGATGTCACTGAGCGCAAGCGAACAGACGAAGCCCTCGCCCGCGCTTACACGCAGGGCAGGTTGGAGATTGTTGATACATTGCTCCACAATATTGGAAATGCTATCAATAGCGTGACAATAGGCATTGGGACCGTTTACGAAAATCTAGTGAAGAATCGACTGACAAGCCGGCTCAGGGCATTGGCAAATGCAATCGAAGGACATCAAGATGACTTTGGCGATTATGTCAAAAATGACCCACAAGGTCAAAAAGTTGCACCTTTTATCATCGGTCTCGCAGATGATTTTATGAGCCAGGATAAAAAGTTGGCAGAGACAGTCAGTCGTGTACAGGATAGAGCCGAGCATATCGCAGATATCGTCAGAATGCAGAAGTCACTTGGCAGAAGTAGTGTGTATCGCAAAGATGTCAATCTCCAGCAGGCAATAGATGATGCCATTACGGTGTTGGCGGAATCTATCAAGAAAAGAGATATTGAAATTCATGTTGATTGCAAAAATACACCAGAAGAGATTCGGACACAAGAGAGTCAATTTCATCAAATGTTGGTTAATCTTATCAAAAATTCGGTTGAAGCTATAGACG
- a CDS encoding NYN domain-containing protein, with translation MPEGLQEQRILAMFIDFENLAIGFEQKQKEKKGREEQTVFDVQKVLERLVEKGNVVVKTAYADWHRFFKHRQSLHEAGIELIEIPRRSRSGKNSADIRLCVDAIDLCYSKEHIDTFVVISGDSDFAPLVSKLKENGKYVIGMGRKESTSSLLSENCDEFIYYEELEQDETTDQRTDRNIPRELRDVFDLLFSTIRGLIRENHEVLWSSMIKDTIKRKRPSFSESSYGFKSFSELLEDAERRGFITLEKNPRSGTYVVSGFTEKMR, from the coding sequence ATGCCCGAAGGACTACAAGAACAACGAATCCTAGCGATGTTTATTGATTTTGAAAACCTCGCTATCGGATTCGAGCAGAAACAGAAGGAGAAAAAAGGGCGCGAAGAACAGACCGTTTTTGATGTTCAGAAGGTTCTGGAACGTCTCGTCGAAAAAGGAAACGTTGTTGTCAAAACCGCTTACGCCGACTGGCACCGCTTTTTTAAGCACCGACAATCACTTCACGAAGCTGGCATTGAGTTAATTGAAATTCCAAGGCGTTCACGGAGCGGTAAAAATTCAGCGGATATTCGCTTGTGCGTTGATGCCATTGATTTGTGCTACTCAAAGGAACATATCGACACCTTTGTCGTTATTTCAGGGGATAGCGACTTCGCACCACTCGTTTCTAAGCTCAAGGAGAATGGAAAGTATGTTATTGGGATGGGGCGGAAAGAATCCACTTCAAGTCTCCTGAGCGAAAACTGCGATGAGTTCATCTATTATGAGGAACTTGAGCAGGATGAGACCACAGATCAGCGAACTGATCGGAATATCCCAAGGGAATTACGGGATGTCTTTGATCTATTATTCAGCACCATACGTGGACTCATCCGTGAGAACCACGAAGTCCTATGGTCTTCAATGATTAAAGATACAATAAAGCGGAAGCGCCCCTCATTCAGCGAATCTTCTTATGGCTTCAAATCTTTTAGCGAACTGTTAGAAGATGCGGAACGCAGGGGGTTTATCACGCTGGAGAAAAATCCACGCAGTGGCACGTACGTCGTTTCGGGTTTTACCGAAAAGATGAGGTAA
- a CDS encoding CCA tRNA nucleotidyltransferase, with amino-acid sequence MGEVLDFSNISPHIRRLLQEIGRFGEETAQSVYVVGGFVRDLLIGRENLDIDIVVEGDAVDFACQLAEVWESKLQAHCQFKTAIITRHDGLRLDFVSARNETYPNPGALPSVEYGTIVEDLHRRDFSINALAVQLQPDAFGELVDCTAGLQDLRSGAIRTLHERSFIDDPTRIFRAIRYAGRYNFQITETDQRRMLDAIQQGVLNLISGQRIRNEIDHILSEEAAPQMIKRIGAFDLFGTIHPTWKVSPNFDGLWTTAGQAIKWALASLPNDPINTRAILWRTLLTDMNSIEVISNRLGLENELCAQLSAQVQLEHDLEALPVSSKPSEVYQLLNPYPIESIIFALTQPSQPSWRVEKLNNYLTHLRSVQPLVTGNDLIQQGLKPGRVFSDLLWQAFAAQLDGKVSTTQEIYQFLDIEN; translated from the coding sequence ATGGGCGAGGTTTTAGATTTTTCCAACATATCACCCCATATTCGCCGCCTATTGCAAGAGATTGGGAGGTTTGGGGAAGAGACAGCCCAATCTGTCTATGTCGTTGGAGGTTTTGTTCGAGATCTTCTCATCGGGCGCGAGAATTTAGACATTGATATTGTTGTGGAAGGAGACGCGGTTGATTTCGCATGCCAACTTGCTGAAGTGTGGGAAAGTAAGTTACAAGCACATTGCCAATTCAAAACCGCGATCATCACCCGGCACGATGGGTTGAGGCTCGATTTCGTCAGCGCACGCAACGAAACTTATCCGAACCCCGGAGCGTTACCTTCCGTTGAATATGGTACAATTGTGGAGGACCTCCACCGGCGCGATTTTTCAATCAATGCTCTCGCTGTACAACTTCAACCTGATGCTTTTGGTGAGCTCGTTGATTGTACGGCTGGCCTACAGGATTTACGCTCCGGAGCCATTCGTACCTTACATGAGCGGAGTTTTATTGATGATCCAACCCGAATTTTCCGGGCGATACGGTATGCAGGGCGCTACAATTTCCAGATCACCGAAACCGATCAGAGGCGGATGCTTGATGCAATCCAGCAGGGTGTACTGAATCTCATCAGCGGGCAACGTATCCGAAACGAAATTGATCACATATTGTCGGAAGAAGCTGCGCCGCAAATGATTAAGCGGATAGGCGCATTCGACCTCTTCGGCACCATACACCCAACTTGGAAAGTCTCTCCAAATTTTGATGGACTCTGGACTACCGCCGGTCAAGCGATTAAATGGGCATTAGCCTCCCTCCCAAATGATCCGATTAATACGAGGGCAATACTTTGGAGGACGCTGCTTACCGACATGAATTCAATTGAAGTTATTAGTAATCGATTAGGATTAGAAAATGAGTTGTGTGCCCAGCTTAGTGCTCAAGTACAGTTAGAACACGACTTGGAGGCGCTTCCGGTATCTTCCAAACCGAGTGAAGTTTATCAATTGCTAAATCCTTATCCTATAGAATCGATCATTTTTGCACTGACGCAACCGAGCCAACCGAGTTGGCGCGTCGAAAAGCTGAACAATTATCTAACACATCTGAGGAGCGTTCAACCCTTAGTTACTGGCAATGATCTCATTCAACAAGGCTTAAAACCGGGTAGGGTATTTTCGGATTTGTTGTGGCAGGCATTTGCCGCACAGTTAGACGGAAAAGTATCAACTACACAGGAGATTTACCAATTTTTGGATATTGAGAACTAA
- a CDS encoding site-2 protease family protein, producing MFNIDPYQAILRVCQFIVLLTFHEWGHAKSANVLGDPTAEDEGRMSFNPAVHIDLIGTIVLPLLGTLFGGAFFGWAKPVPVNPHNLRNPKRDLMIIAAAGPIMNILCTIIILGIAKLLRVTIGFPEMGSVTQFQIYRILLLQSALISIFLAAFNMLPLFPLDGFSVVYGLLPWRQAQAFARLRPYGMVILMCIIFVPSLLHIPNPVFWLIGTVSYGIFDLIATLVGLR from the coding sequence ATGTTTAACATCGATCCCTATCAAGCCATCCTTCGCGTTTGTCAATTTATCGTCTTGCTCACTTTTCATGAATGGGGGCATGCGAAATCCGCCAATGTGCTCGGCGATCCGACCGCTGAAGATGAAGGTAGAATGTCATTCAATCCTGCGGTACATATCGATCTAATAGGAACAATCGTTCTGCCGTTGCTTGGCACCTTATTTGGTGGAGCCTTTTTTGGTTGGGCAAAGCCCGTGCCCGTGAATCCACACAACTTGAGAAACCCCAAACGCGACCTTATGATTATTGCCGCAGCAGGTCCCATCATGAATATTCTCTGCACCATCATCATCTTGGGGATCGCCAAACTGTTAAGGGTAACAATTGGGTTCCCTGAAATGGGATCGGTCACGCAATTTCAAATCTACAGAATCCTTCTACTCCAGAGTGCGCTTATCAGTATCTTTCTAGCGGCATTCAATATGCTACCTCTGTTCCCGCTCGACGGATTTAGCGTCGTATATGGGTTGCTACCGTGGCGGCAGGCGCAAGCATTTGCAAGATTGCGCCCTTACGGGATGGTCATCCTAATGTGTATTATTTTTGTGCCCAGCCTGCTACACATCCCGAACCCGGTCTTCTGGCTTATCGGAACAGTTTCTTACGGTATTTTCGATCTGATCGCAACCCTCGTGGGTTTGAGATGA
- the trpS gene encoding tryptophan--tRNA ligase, whose product MQKTRLVTGIRPTGPLHIGHLEGMLTNTANLQDKYECYPFIADWHSLTDVTDTSNLPEYTLNAAIDWLSAGIDPDKSTLFVQSHVMEHAELATLLTMVTPVAWLERCPTYKDKIQDITQREGPSTGLLEYPVLMTADIIVYKAEMVTVGADQVAHLEISREIVRRFNHIYGEVFPEPQPMLSEASGLPGLDGRKMSKSYGNAIQLSDPPEATQQNLMKMVTDPGRVRRNDPGNPDVCPVFAYHQIYNPDEVPQIDKDCRAAAIGCVDCKRNLSEKLITKLTPFYERRAGWASKPKAVRDVLADGARRAKKIAQETMAEVRSAMKLA is encoded by the coding sequence ATGCAAAAAACGCGATTAGTGACGGGAATTCGTCCAACAGGACCACTACATATTGGGCATCTCGAAGGAATGTTGACAAACACAGCAAACCTGCAAGACAAATACGAGTGTTATCCATTCATCGCAGACTGGCATTCACTCACTGATGTAACTGACACCTCAAACCTGCCTGAATACACATTGAACGCAGCGATTGACTGGTTGAGCGCGGGAATCGATCCGGACAAGAGCACCCTCTTCGTTCAGTCGCACGTCATGGAACATGCGGAACTCGCTACTTTACTTACGATGGTTACACCAGTAGCTTGGCTTGAACGGTGTCCAACGTACAAAGACAAAATTCAAGATATCACGCAACGCGAGGGCCCCTCTACCGGTTTACTAGAGTATCCGGTATTGATGACCGCCGATATCATTGTTTACAAAGCAGAAATGGTAACGGTTGGAGCGGATCAGGTTGCCCATCTGGAAATTTCGAGGGAAATCGTTCGCCGATTTAACCATATTTACGGCGAGGTTTTCCCAGAGCCGCAGCCCATGTTGAGCGAAGCCTCCGGATTACCGGGACTTGATGGACGCAAGATGAGTAAAAGCTACGGTAACGCCATTCAGTTATCAGATCCACCTGAGGCAACACAGCAAAATCTAATGAAAATGGTAACAGATCCGGGACGAGTTCGTCGTAATGACCCCGGTAATCCCGATGTGTGCCCTGTCTTCGCATATCATCAGATCTACAACCCCGATGAAGTACCGCAGATCGACAAGGATTGCCGTGCCGCTGCAATCGGCTGTGTCGACTGTAAACGGAATCTCAGCGAAAAGTTAATCACTAAATTGACACCGTTTTACGAAAGACGTGCAGGGTGGGCATCCAAGCCGAAAGCCGTCCGTGATGTCCTCGCCGATGGAGCGAGGCGGGCAAAAAAGATTGCTCAAGAAACGATGGCAGAAGTCCGATCTGCAATGAAGTTAGCGTAA